The Electrophorus electricus isolate fEleEle1 chromosome 19, fEleEle1.pri, whole genome shotgun sequence genome has a segment encoding these proteins:
- the LOC113567610 gene encoding Fc receptor-like protein 3 isoform X1: MELGPFSELLLIVLIHCGETQEIPKVVASINPNEPVFMGENVTLTCGIGKGEGVYNLQYHWKKEGSVTPVSNEMEYSISSVEQFHAGNYICEVKDSKGSTDSLASNAVSLTVFATPEATVTVWPGSPVFTGESVTLKCEVAGYNGWKYEWYKFKTITSSWTSVTPSENYTVKGYSLSIREDAVVDREAYRCRGVRYHRPSTTQYSTSATIITKALPRVTISVDPQSPVFTGESVTLKCEVKDYDGWTYQWYKRNNLNQWIVLLQSVHYTVNRDTITISRDAVVNGEQYRCQGKRHDRPSASQYNNVTLTVKAVKTKPELTSNLQGAALTGNPVTLYCKLKQSAGWRFYWSKHTQNPENETSTATSSYTISSMTPSDEVKYRCRAGRGNPVYYTHYSDVLLVKVTERPKPVVNIKPDKLIFERETVTLICNIQGGGDTSWTYSWYKDGYKFNLCSRSQQCKIRSITEANSGKYTCIGQRSDSQSTETSDALTLILSSAAQAVLSVFPQSWLTEGDTVTLTCEVRGSSTGWTFSWYSDNQKLLSNSSRGAGGSYTVSSAAINHTGVYMCRAERGEPAYQTQYSNQQPLWITGISPRVSLIISPSITQHFSGDSLLLRCEDHSGSTGWRVRRYTDIGRVSDCSSGWGSVTGSTCTISSLFTAHTGVYWCQSESGGSSNPVNITVQVSGESDSQAPPSMLRLLSILLPASLFLIVLIVLGVRCYSARTKPDVHTRSYTLREAETLA, encoded by the exons ATGGAACTTGGGCCTTTCTCTGagctct TGCTGATTGTACTTATCCATTGTGGAGAAACTCAAG AGATACCAAAAGTTGTGGCCTCCATAAATCCTAATGAACCGGTGTTTATGGGAGAGAATGTTACTCTTACATGTGGCATAGGAAAAGGAGAAGGTGTCTATAATTTGCAGTATCACTGGAAGAAAGAGGGTTCAGTCACTCCTGTCAGCAATGAAATGGAGTACAGCATCAGTTCTGTTGAACAGTTTCATGCTGGCAATTACATCTGTGAAGTTAAAGACTCAAAAGGCTCCACCGATTCTCTGGCCAGTAATGCAGTGTCACTGACTGTATTTG CTACTCCTGAAGCTACAGTAACTGTGTGGCCAGGaagtcctgtgttcactggcGAGTCAGTAactctgaagtgtgaggttGCAGGTTATAATGGGTGGAAATATGAGTGGTACAAGTTTAAAACAATCACTTCCTCATGGACTTCAGTGACTCCATCTGAGAATTATACTGTGAAAGGATACAGTCTTAGTATCAGGGAAGATGCTGTAGTAGACAGGGAAGCGTACCGGTGTAGAGGAGTGCGATATCACAGACCAAGcacaacacagtacagcacCTCTGCTACCATCATTACAAAGG CTTTACCCAGAGTTACAATAAGTGTGGATCCACAGAGTCCTGTGTTCACAGGAGAATCAGTCACTCTGAAATGTGAGGTTAAAGACTATGATGGCTGGACATATCAGTGGTATAAACGAAATAACCTGAATCAATGGATTGTATTGCTTCAGTCAGTGCattacactgtaaacagagatACTATCACCATAAGCAGAGATGCTGTGGTTAATGGAGAACAATACAGGTGTCAAGGAAAGCGACATGACAGACCAAGCGCATCACAGTACAATAATGTTACCCTCACTGTAAAAG CAGTGAAAACTAAACCTGAACTCACATCCAACCTTCAAGGAGCTGCACTCACAggaaacccagtgactctgTACTGTAAATTGAAGCAGTCTGCTGGATGGAGGTTTTACTGgtccaaacatacacagaaccctgagaatgagaccaGCACTGCAACAAGCTCCTACACCATCAGCTCAATGACGCCCTCTGATGAAGTTAAGTACAGATGTAGAGCCGGCAGAGGAAATccagtctactacacacactacagtgatgtgCTCTTGGTCAAAGTAACGG AGCGACCAAAACCTGTGGTGAACATAAAGCCTGATAAACTTATATTCGAAAGAGAGACTGTCACTCTCATATGCAACATACAGGGAGGAGGAGACACCAGCTGGACCTACAGCTGGTATAAGGATGGTTATAAATTCAACTTATGCAGCAGATCACAGCAGTGCAAAATCAGGTCCATTACAGAGGCTAACAGTGGCAAATACACCTGCATAGGACAAAGAAGTGACTCTCAGAGCACAGAGACCAGTGATGCTCTTACACTTATTTTGTCAA GTGCTGCCCAGGCGGTACTGAGCGTGTTTCCACAGAGCTGGCTGACTGAAGGAGACACAGTGACTCTCACCTGTGAGGTTAGAGGctcctctacaggctggacattcagctggtaCAGTGATAATCAAAAGCTCCTCtcaaacagcagcagaggagctggaggctcctACACTGTCAGTTCTGCTGCTATTAATCACACTGGAGTTTATATGtgtagagcagagagaggagaaccagcttatcagacacagtacagcaacCAACAGCCACTATGGATCACTG GTATATCTCCCCGAgtctctctgatcatcagtcCTAGCATAACTCAGCACTTCAGTGGTGACTCTCTCTTACTGAGGTGTGAGGACCACAGTGGATCtactggatggagagtgagacgTTACACAGACATTGGGAGGGTGTCAGATTGTTCATCAGGCTGGGGATCAGTTACAGGATCTACATGCACCATCAGTTCTCTCTTCACAGCTcacactggagtgtactggtgtcagtctgaatctggagggagCAGTAATCCTGTCAACATCACAGTGCAGG TGTCTGGAGAATCTGATTCACAAGCTCCACCGTCCATGCTCAGACTGCTCAGTATTCTACTGCCAGCATCTCTGTTCCTGATTGTGTTAATTGTTCTAGGTGTCAGATGCTACAGTGCTCGAA CCAAACCTGATGTGCATACCAGAAGCTATACACTGAGAGAAGCTGAAACTTTGGCTTGA
- the LOC113567610 gene encoding Fc receptor-like protein 3 isoform X3 has protein sequence MELGPFSELLLIVLIHCGETQEIPKVVASINPNEPVFMGENVTLTCGIGKGEGVYNLQYHWKKEGSVTPVSNEMEYSISSVEQFHAGNYICEVKDSKGSTDSLASNAVSLTVFATPEATVTVWPGSPVFTGESVTLKCEVAGYNGWKYEWYKFKTITSSWTSVTPSENYTVKGYSLSIREDAVVDREAYRCRGVRYHRPSTTQYSTSATIITKALPRVTISVDPQSPVFTGESVTLKCEVKDYDGWTYQWYKRNNLNQWIVLLQSVHYTVNRDTITISRDAVVNGEQYRCQGKRHDRPSASQYNNVTLTVKGAALTGNPVTLYCKLKQSAGWRFYWSKHTQNPENETSTATSSYTISSMTPSDEVKYRCRAGRGNPVYYTHYSDVLLVKVTERPKPVVNIKPDKLIFERETVTLICNIQGGGDTSWTYSWYKDGYKFNLCSRSQQCKIRSITEANSGKYTCIGQRSDSQSTETSDALTLILSSAAQAVLSVFPQSWLTEGDTVTLTCEVRGSSTGWTFSWYSDNQKLLSNSSRGAGGSYTVSSAAINHTGVYMCRAERGEPAYQTQYSNQQPLWITGISPRVSLIISPSITQHFSGDSLLLRCEDHSGSTGWRVRRYTDIGRVSDCSSGWGSVTGSTCTISSLFTAHTGVYWCQSESGGSSNPVNITVQVSGESDSQAPPSMLRLLSILLPASLFLIVLIVLGVRCYSARTKPDVHTRSYTLREAETLA, from the exons ATGGAACTTGGGCCTTTCTCTGagctct TGCTGATTGTACTTATCCATTGTGGAGAAACTCAAG AGATACCAAAAGTTGTGGCCTCCATAAATCCTAATGAACCGGTGTTTATGGGAGAGAATGTTACTCTTACATGTGGCATAGGAAAAGGAGAAGGTGTCTATAATTTGCAGTATCACTGGAAGAAAGAGGGTTCAGTCACTCCTGTCAGCAATGAAATGGAGTACAGCATCAGTTCTGTTGAACAGTTTCATGCTGGCAATTACATCTGTGAAGTTAAAGACTCAAAAGGCTCCACCGATTCTCTGGCCAGTAATGCAGTGTCACTGACTGTATTTG CTACTCCTGAAGCTACAGTAACTGTGTGGCCAGGaagtcctgtgttcactggcGAGTCAGTAactctgaagtgtgaggttGCAGGTTATAATGGGTGGAAATATGAGTGGTACAAGTTTAAAACAATCACTTCCTCATGGACTTCAGTGACTCCATCTGAGAATTATACTGTGAAAGGATACAGTCTTAGTATCAGGGAAGATGCTGTAGTAGACAGGGAAGCGTACCGGTGTAGAGGAGTGCGATATCACAGACCAAGcacaacacagtacagcacCTCTGCTACCATCATTACAAAGG CTTTACCCAGAGTTACAATAAGTGTGGATCCACAGAGTCCTGTGTTCACAGGAGAATCAGTCACTCTGAAATGTGAGGTTAAAGACTATGATGGCTGGACATATCAGTGGTATAAACGAAATAACCTGAATCAATGGATTGTATTGCTTCAGTCAGTGCattacactgtaaacagagatACTATCACCATAAGCAGAGATGCTGTGGTTAATGGAGAACAATACAGGTGTCAAGGAAAGCGACATGACAGACCAAGCGCATCACAGTACAATAATGTTACCCTCACTGTAAAAG GAGCTGCACTCACAggaaacccagtgactctgTACTGTAAATTGAAGCAGTCTGCTGGATGGAGGTTTTACTGgtccaaacatacacagaaccctgagaatgagaccaGCACTGCAACAAGCTCCTACACCATCAGCTCAATGACGCCCTCTGATGAAGTTAAGTACAGATGTAGAGCCGGCAGAGGAAATccagtctactacacacactacagtgatgtgCTCTTGGTCAAAGTAACGG AGCGACCAAAACCTGTGGTGAACATAAAGCCTGATAAACTTATATTCGAAAGAGAGACTGTCACTCTCATATGCAACATACAGGGAGGAGGAGACACCAGCTGGACCTACAGCTGGTATAAGGATGGTTATAAATTCAACTTATGCAGCAGATCACAGCAGTGCAAAATCAGGTCCATTACAGAGGCTAACAGTGGCAAATACACCTGCATAGGACAAAGAAGTGACTCTCAGAGCACAGAGACCAGTGATGCTCTTACACTTATTTTGTCAA GTGCTGCCCAGGCGGTACTGAGCGTGTTTCCACAGAGCTGGCTGACTGAAGGAGACACAGTGACTCTCACCTGTGAGGTTAGAGGctcctctacaggctggacattcagctggtaCAGTGATAATCAAAAGCTCCTCtcaaacagcagcagaggagctggaggctcctACACTGTCAGTTCTGCTGCTATTAATCACACTGGAGTTTATATGtgtagagcagagagaggagaaccagcttatcagacacagtacagcaacCAACAGCCACTATGGATCACTG GTATATCTCCCCGAgtctctctgatcatcagtcCTAGCATAACTCAGCACTTCAGTGGTGACTCTCTCTTACTGAGGTGTGAGGACCACAGTGGATCtactggatggagagtgagacgTTACACAGACATTGGGAGGGTGTCAGATTGTTCATCAGGCTGGGGATCAGTTACAGGATCTACATGCACCATCAGTTCTCTCTTCACAGCTcacactggagtgtactggtgtcagtctgaatctggagggagCAGTAATCCTGTCAACATCACAGTGCAGG TGTCTGGAGAATCTGATTCACAAGCTCCACCGTCCATGCTCAGACTGCTCAGTATTCTACTGCCAGCATCTCTGTTCCTGATTGTGTTAATTGTTCTAGGTGTCAGATGCTACAGTGCTCGAA CCAAACCTGATGTGCATACCAGAAGCTATACACTGAGAGAAGCTGAAACTTTGGCTTGA
- the LOC113567610 gene encoding Fc receptor-like protein 3 isoform X2, giving the protein MLAYKGVQVLIVLIHCGETQEIPKVVASINPNEPVFMGENVTLTCGIGKGEGVYNLQYHWKKEGSVTPVSNEMEYSISSVEQFHAGNYICEVKDSKGSTDSLASNAVSLTVFATPEATVTVWPGSPVFTGESVTLKCEVAGYNGWKYEWYKFKTITSSWTSVTPSENYTVKGYSLSIREDAVVDREAYRCRGVRYHRPSTTQYSTSATIITKALPRVTISVDPQSPVFTGESVTLKCEVKDYDGWTYQWYKRNNLNQWIVLLQSVHYTVNRDTITISRDAVVNGEQYRCQGKRHDRPSASQYNNVTLTVKAVKTKPELTSNLQGAALTGNPVTLYCKLKQSAGWRFYWSKHTQNPENETSTATSSYTISSMTPSDEVKYRCRAGRGNPVYYTHYSDVLLVKVTERPKPVVNIKPDKLIFERETVTLICNIQGGGDTSWTYSWYKDGYKFNLCSRSQQCKIRSITEANSGKYTCIGQRSDSQSTETSDALTLILSSAAQAVLSVFPQSWLTEGDTVTLTCEVRGSSTGWTFSWYSDNQKLLSNSSRGAGGSYTVSSAAINHTGVYMCRAERGEPAYQTQYSNQQPLWITGISPRVSLIISPSITQHFSGDSLLLRCEDHSGSTGWRVRRYTDIGRVSDCSSGWGSVTGSTCTISSLFTAHTGVYWCQSESGGSSNPVNITVQVSGESDSQAPPSMLRLLSILLPASLFLIVLIVLGVRCYSARTKPDVHTRSYTLREAETLA; this is encoded by the exons TGCTGATTGTACTTATCCATTGTGGAGAAACTCAAG AGATACCAAAAGTTGTGGCCTCCATAAATCCTAATGAACCGGTGTTTATGGGAGAGAATGTTACTCTTACATGTGGCATAGGAAAAGGAGAAGGTGTCTATAATTTGCAGTATCACTGGAAGAAAGAGGGTTCAGTCACTCCTGTCAGCAATGAAATGGAGTACAGCATCAGTTCTGTTGAACAGTTTCATGCTGGCAATTACATCTGTGAAGTTAAAGACTCAAAAGGCTCCACCGATTCTCTGGCCAGTAATGCAGTGTCACTGACTGTATTTG CTACTCCTGAAGCTACAGTAACTGTGTGGCCAGGaagtcctgtgttcactggcGAGTCAGTAactctgaagtgtgaggttGCAGGTTATAATGGGTGGAAATATGAGTGGTACAAGTTTAAAACAATCACTTCCTCATGGACTTCAGTGACTCCATCTGAGAATTATACTGTGAAAGGATACAGTCTTAGTATCAGGGAAGATGCTGTAGTAGACAGGGAAGCGTACCGGTGTAGAGGAGTGCGATATCACAGACCAAGcacaacacagtacagcacCTCTGCTACCATCATTACAAAGG CTTTACCCAGAGTTACAATAAGTGTGGATCCACAGAGTCCTGTGTTCACAGGAGAATCAGTCACTCTGAAATGTGAGGTTAAAGACTATGATGGCTGGACATATCAGTGGTATAAACGAAATAACCTGAATCAATGGATTGTATTGCTTCAGTCAGTGCattacactgtaaacagagatACTATCACCATAAGCAGAGATGCTGTGGTTAATGGAGAACAATACAGGTGTCAAGGAAAGCGACATGACAGACCAAGCGCATCACAGTACAATAATGTTACCCTCACTGTAAAAG CAGTGAAAACTAAACCTGAACTCACATCCAACCTTCAAGGAGCTGCACTCACAggaaacccagtgactctgTACTGTAAATTGAAGCAGTCTGCTGGATGGAGGTTTTACTGgtccaaacatacacagaaccctgagaatgagaccaGCACTGCAACAAGCTCCTACACCATCAGCTCAATGACGCCCTCTGATGAAGTTAAGTACAGATGTAGAGCCGGCAGAGGAAATccagtctactacacacactacagtgatgtgCTCTTGGTCAAAGTAACGG AGCGACCAAAACCTGTGGTGAACATAAAGCCTGATAAACTTATATTCGAAAGAGAGACTGTCACTCTCATATGCAACATACAGGGAGGAGGAGACACCAGCTGGACCTACAGCTGGTATAAGGATGGTTATAAATTCAACTTATGCAGCAGATCACAGCAGTGCAAAATCAGGTCCATTACAGAGGCTAACAGTGGCAAATACACCTGCATAGGACAAAGAAGTGACTCTCAGAGCACAGAGACCAGTGATGCTCTTACACTTATTTTGTCAA GTGCTGCCCAGGCGGTACTGAGCGTGTTTCCACAGAGCTGGCTGACTGAAGGAGACACAGTGACTCTCACCTGTGAGGTTAGAGGctcctctacaggctggacattcagctggtaCAGTGATAATCAAAAGCTCCTCtcaaacagcagcagaggagctggaggctcctACACTGTCAGTTCTGCTGCTATTAATCACACTGGAGTTTATATGtgtagagcagagagaggagaaccagcttatcagacacagtacagcaacCAACAGCCACTATGGATCACTG GTATATCTCCCCGAgtctctctgatcatcagtcCTAGCATAACTCAGCACTTCAGTGGTGACTCTCTCTTACTGAGGTGTGAGGACCACAGTGGATCtactggatggagagtgagacgTTACACAGACATTGGGAGGGTGTCAGATTGTTCATCAGGCTGGGGATCAGTTACAGGATCTACATGCACCATCAGTTCTCTCTTCACAGCTcacactggagtgtactggtgtcagtctgaatctggagggagCAGTAATCCTGTCAACATCACAGTGCAGG TGTCTGGAGAATCTGATTCACAAGCTCCACCGTCCATGCTCAGACTGCTCAGTATTCTACTGCCAGCATCTCTGTTCCTGATTGTGTTAATTGTTCTAGGTGTCAGATGCTACAGTGCTCGAA CCAAACCTGATGTGCATACCAGAAGCTATACACTGAGAGAAGCTGAAACTTTGGCTTGA